Proteins from a single region of Hermetia illucens chromosome 3, iHerIll2.2.curated.20191125, whole genome shotgun sequence:
- the LOC119650625 gene encoding uncharacterized protein LOC119650625 isoform X3, translated as MEDYHVSNGSSNGVNNLSEVLAVKIDYEFKNEDQHLDLFIKLLPHDPFSRYFVTEAQFDLREIKFYTQILPDLIDFEKRNLIPSAESMFIAVPKCYHTTYTLTSHLDNPHASPEPPESILVLEDMRPRGYKSAHFTQGLNLDEARSAIRSISVVHALSLAMKLKDKIDLNEKYPFLFQISKASDSYQQLVEQGLPQLTRFLQKREGRDNEISALNDIRNKTRNIIENLLQPIEPMGLITHTDFWCNNLLLKDGGDSSAVDNCIILDWQMVTYSRPTNDIALLLISSLPSSVRRANMTKLLDFYYECLSENLAKISVDLENDLGYSRHKLEADYRKSQLLALLLCIGSVDIALGNENAEQRFLDVLEDFYKDGILSSDFLNDN; from the exons ATGGAG GACTATCACGTCTCGAATGGAAGCTCAAATGGTGTTAACAATTTAAGTGAGGTGCTTGCTGTGAAAATCGATTATGAATTCAAAAATGAGGATCAACATTTAGATTTGTTCATTAAATTGTTACCGCACGATCCGTTTAGTCGTTATTTTGTAACAGAAGCGCAATTTGATTTGCGTGAGATTAAATTTTATACGCAG ATCCTCCCCGATCTTATCGACTTCGAAAAGCGCAATCTCATCCCGTCCGCCGAATCAATGTTTATCGCTGTGCCAAAGTGCTATCACACCACGTATACGCTCACCTCTCATTTGGATAACCCGCATGCAAGTCCGGAACCTCCTGAAAGCATTCTTGTATTGGAGGATATGCGACCGCGTGGCTACAAATCTGCTCATTTCACCCAAGGACTCAATTTGGATGAAGCTAGATCCGCTATACGATCCATATCGGTGGTCCATGCATTATCGTTAGCAATGAAACTTAAGGACAAGATTGATTTGAATGAGAAATATCCG tttctttttcaaatctccAAAGCATCGGATAGCTACCAACAACTGGTTGAACAGGGTCTGCCACAGTTAACACGTTTCTTGCAAAAGCGCGAGGGACGAGATAATGAGATTAGCGCTTTGAATGATATCCGGAATAAAACGCGGAATATTATTGAGAATTTACTACAACCAATCGAGCCAATGGGTCTGATAACGCACACGGATTTCTGGTGCAACAATCTACTGCTCAAAGATGGGGGTGACAGCTCTGCTGTGGATAATTGCATAATACTGGATTGGCAGATGGTCACCTATAGCAG ACCAACAAACGACATAGCCCTCCTTTTGATTTCGTCCCTTCCTTCGAGCGTTCGACGTGCAAATATGACGAAACTTTTGGACTTTTACTACGAATGTCTAAGTGAAAACCTCGCAAAAATCTCGGTTGACTTAGAAAATGACCTGGGCTACAGTAGGCATAAGCTCGAAGCAGACTACAG AAAATCCCAGCTCTTGGCCCTACTACTTTGCATTGGTTCCGTGGATATTGCTCTCGGTAACGAAAACGCTGAGCAACGCTTCTTAGACGTACTGGAAGACTTCTACAAGGACGGCATTCTTAGTTCAGATTTTTTAAATGATAATTGA
- the LOC119650625 gene encoding uncharacterized protein LOC119650625 isoform X1 — MSDTEEESTSSENWLINSEWIQDFLRDYHKQNGEFLVKDYHVSNGSSNGVNNLSEVLAVKIDYEFKNEDQHLDLFIKLLPHDPFSRYFVTEAQFDLREIKFYTQILPDLIDFEKRNLIPSAESMFIAVPKCYHTTYTLTSHLDNPHASPEPPESILVLEDMRPRGYKSAHFTQGLNLDEARSAIRSISVVHALSLAMKLKDKIDLNEKYPFLFQISKASDSYQQLVEQGLPQLTRFLQKREGRDNEISALNDIRNKTRNIIENLLQPIEPMGLITHTDFWCNNLLLKDGGDSSAVDNCIILDWQMVTYSRPTNDIALLLISSLPSSVRRANMTKLLDFYYECLSENLAKISVDLENDLGYSRHKLEADYRKSQLLALLLCIGSVDIALGNENAEQRFLDVLEDFYKDGILSSDFLNDN; from the exons ATGTCGGATACTGAAGAGGAATCAACGAGTAGTGAAAATTGGCTCATTAATTCTGAATGGATTCAAGACTTCCTACGTGACTACCATAAACAGAACGGAGAGTTTCTAGTCAAG GACTATCACGTCTCGAATGGAAGCTCAAATGGTGTTAACAATTTAAGTGAGGTGCTTGCTGTGAAAATCGATTATGAATTCAAAAATGAGGATCAACATTTAGATTTGTTCATTAAATTGTTACCGCACGATCCGTTTAGTCGTTATTTTGTAACAGAAGCGCAATTTGATTTGCGTGAGATTAAATTTTATACGCAG ATCCTCCCCGATCTTATCGACTTCGAAAAGCGCAATCTCATCCCGTCCGCCGAATCAATGTTTATCGCTGTGCCAAAGTGCTATCACACCACGTATACGCTCACCTCTCATTTGGATAACCCGCATGCAAGTCCGGAACCTCCTGAAAGCATTCTTGTATTGGAGGATATGCGACCGCGTGGCTACAAATCTGCTCATTTCACCCAAGGACTCAATTTGGATGAAGCTAGATCCGCTATACGATCCATATCGGTGGTCCATGCATTATCGTTAGCAATGAAACTTAAGGACAAGATTGATTTGAATGAGAAATATCCG tttctttttcaaatctccAAAGCATCGGATAGCTACCAACAACTGGTTGAACAGGGTCTGCCACAGTTAACACGTTTCTTGCAAAAGCGCGAGGGACGAGATAATGAGATTAGCGCTTTGAATGATATCCGGAATAAAACGCGGAATATTATTGAGAATTTACTACAACCAATCGAGCCAATGGGTCTGATAACGCACACGGATTTCTGGTGCAACAATCTACTGCTCAAAGATGGGGGTGACAGCTCTGCTGTGGATAATTGCATAATACTGGATTGGCAGATGGTCACCTATAGCAG ACCAACAAACGACATAGCCCTCCTTTTGATTTCGTCCCTTCCTTCGAGCGTTCGACGTGCAAATATGACGAAACTTTTGGACTTTTACTACGAATGTCTAAGTGAAAACCTCGCAAAAATCTCGGTTGACTTAGAAAATGACCTGGGCTACAGTAGGCATAAGCTCGAAGCAGACTACAG AAAATCCCAGCTCTTGGCCCTACTACTTTGCATTGGTTCCGTGGATATTGCTCTCGGTAACGAAAACGCTGAGCAACGCTTCTTAGACGTACTGGAAGACTTCTACAAGGACGGCATTCTTAGTTCAGATTTTTTAAATGATAATTGA
- the LOC119650625 gene encoding uncharacterized protein LOC119650625 isoform X2 — protein MGQNFDPMGDYHVSNGSSNGVNNLSEVLAVKIDYEFKNEDQHLDLFIKLLPHDPFSRYFVTEAQFDLREIKFYTQILPDLIDFEKRNLIPSAESMFIAVPKCYHTTYTLTSHLDNPHASPEPPESILVLEDMRPRGYKSAHFTQGLNLDEARSAIRSISVVHALSLAMKLKDKIDLNEKYPFLFQISKASDSYQQLVEQGLPQLTRFLQKREGRDNEISALNDIRNKTRNIIENLLQPIEPMGLITHTDFWCNNLLLKDGGDSSAVDNCIILDWQMVTYSRPTNDIALLLISSLPSSVRRANMTKLLDFYYECLSENLAKISVDLENDLGYSRHKLEADYRKSQLLALLLCIGSVDIALGNENAEQRFLDVLEDFYKDGILSSDFLNDN, from the exons ATGGGGCAAAATTTCGATCCCATGGGG GACTATCACGTCTCGAATGGAAGCTCAAATGGTGTTAACAATTTAAGTGAGGTGCTTGCTGTGAAAATCGATTATGAATTCAAAAATGAGGATCAACATTTAGATTTGTTCATTAAATTGTTACCGCACGATCCGTTTAGTCGTTATTTTGTAACAGAAGCGCAATTTGATTTGCGTGAGATTAAATTTTATACGCAG ATCCTCCCCGATCTTATCGACTTCGAAAAGCGCAATCTCATCCCGTCCGCCGAATCAATGTTTATCGCTGTGCCAAAGTGCTATCACACCACGTATACGCTCACCTCTCATTTGGATAACCCGCATGCAAGTCCGGAACCTCCTGAAAGCATTCTTGTATTGGAGGATATGCGACCGCGTGGCTACAAATCTGCTCATTTCACCCAAGGACTCAATTTGGATGAAGCTAGATCCGCTATACGATCCATATCGGTGGTCCATGCATTATCGTTAGCAATGAAACTTAAGGACAAGATTGATTTGAATGAGAAATATCCG tttctttttcaaatctccAAAGCATCGGATAGCTACCAACAACTGGTTGAACAGGGTCTGCCACAGTTAACACGTTTCTTGCAAAAGCGCGAGGGACGAGATAATGAGATTAGCGCTTTGAATGATATCCGGAATAAAACGCGGAATATTATTGAGAATTTACTACAACCAATCGAGCCAATGGGTCTGATAACGCACACGGATTTCTGGTGCAACAATCTACTGCTCAAAGATGGGGGTGACAGCTCTGCTGTGGATAATTGCATAATACTGGATTGGCAGATGGTCACCTATAGCAG ACCAACAAACGACATAGCCCTCCTTTTGATTTCGTCCCTTCCTTCGAGCGTTCGACGTGCAAATATGACGAAACTTTTGGACTTTTACTACGAATGTCTAAGTGAAAACCTCGCAAAAATCTCGGTTGACTTAGAAAATGACCTGGGCTACAGTAGGCATAAGCTCGAAGCAGACTACAG AAAATCCCAGCTCTTGGCCCTACTACTTTGCATTGGTTCCGTGGATATTGCTCTCGGTAACGAAAACGCTGAGCAACGCTTCTTAGACGTACTGGAAGACTTCTACAAGGACGGCATTCTTAGTTCAGATTTTTTAAATGATAATTGA